A single Parabacteroides timonensis DNA region contains:
- a CDS encoding aldo/keto reductase has translation MQTITLNNGIEMPQVGYGVYLVSPEECERCVLDAIGTGYRLIDTAQAYYNEEGVGRAIDKCGVPRNELFITTKVWVSNAGEEKAAKSIDESLRKLRTDYIDLLLIHQPFADYYGTYRAMENAVKSGKVRAIGVSNFYPDRFVDLAENVEIKPAVNQLRTNVFSQQWDMEQEISKYGTKIMAWAPIAQANEELFSNSVLKGIAENHGKSVTQVALRYLIQRGIIAIPKSTHVERMRQNLDVFDFALTDAEMQSIRPLDRPQDFQWSHRNPELVRFLLEYDKKFNPNNK, from the coding sequence ATGCAAACTATTACATTGAACAACGGCATCGAGATGCCGCAAGTGGGCTACGGTGTCTATCTCGTCAGCCCCGAAGAGTGCGAACGTTGTGTGCTCGATGCCATCGGCACAGGCTACCGGCTCATCGACACGGCACAGGCCTATTACAACGAAGAAGGTGTTGGCCGGGCAATCGACAAATGCGGCGTGCCGCGCAACGAGCTTTTCATCACCACCAAAGTGTGGGTCAGCAATGCCGGAGAAGAAAAAGCTGCCAAGAGTATTGACGAATCGCTGCGCAAACTGCGTACCGACTACATCGACCTGTTACTTATCCACCAGCCGTTCGCCGATTATTACGGCACATACCGGGCTATGGAAAATGCCGTCAAATCAGGCAAGGTGCGCGCCATCGGAGTGAGCAACTTCTATCCTGACCGGTTCGTGGACTTGGCCGAGAACGTGGAGATAAAGCCCGCCGTGAACCAACTCCGCACCAACGTATTCAGCCAGCAATGGGACATGGAGCAGGAGATCAGTAAATACGGTACGAAAATCATGGCTTGGGCACCCATCGCGCAGGCGAACGAGGAGTTGTTCAGCAATTCGGTGCTGAAAGGGATTGCCGAAAACCACGGCAAGAGCGTAACGCAGGTGGCATTGCGCTATTTGATACAGCGCGGTATCATCGCCATACCCAAATCCACGCACGTCGAGCGTATGCGGCAGAACCTGGACGTGTTCGACTTCGCGCTGACCGATGCCGAGATGCAGTCCATCCGGCCGCTCGACCGACCGCAGGATTTCCAATGGTCGCACCGCAACCCCGAACTGGTGCGTTTTCTTCTGGAATATGATAAGAAGTTTAACCCCAATAATAAATAA
- a CDS encoding acyltransferase — translation MEEVRIDMRKPEEADPAESLRSMQLCFKINHTMPGTKEYDALVRELFLGNIGENSRVMPPVTVVRGNSVKIGRNVTVMNNALFMAAGGITIEDDVLVAANVQIISNNHDLHDHAVLTCKPVRLKRNCWIGAGATILPGITVGENAVVGAGAVVTKDVEDNTVVGGNPAKVLKRI, via the coding sequence ATGGAAGAAGTCAGAATAGACATGCGCAAACCCGAAGAGGCCGATCCTGCGGAGAGCCTCCGCAGCATGCAACTGTGTTTCAAGATAAACCACACCATGCCCGGTACGAAGGAGTACGATGCGTTGGTGCGGGAATTGTTTTTGGGTAATATCGGCGAGAACAGCCGCGTGATGCCGCCTGTGACCGTAGTGCGCGGCAACAGCGTGAAGATCGGCAGGAACGTCACCGTGATGAACAACGCCCTCTTCATGGCGGCCGGCGGCATCACCATCGAGGACGACGTGCTGGTAGCCGCCAACGTCCAGATTATCTCTAACAACCACGACCTCCACGACCATGCCGTGCTTACCTGCAAGCCCGTCCGCCTGAAACGCAACTGCTGGATAGGCGCGGGAGCGACCATCCTGCCGGGTATCACTGTGGGCGAGAATGCCGTAGTCGGTGCAGGAGCGGTGGTGACGAAAGACGTGGAGGACAACACGGTGGTAGGCGGTAATCCGGCGAAAGTATTAAAACGTATATAA